Within the Planctomycetaceae bacterium genome, the region TTGTCAACGGGCGTTTGTCAGGGTTGTCGATGTGAAAGGGAGAGTCAGGATGCCACGAGCGAATCGGCGGGACGTTCTGGCGGAGGGTGAGATTCAGGTTGTTCATTTCGTGAATCGGTGCGTTCGGCGGGCCTTTCTTTGTGGAAAAGATCCGCTCACCGGGGTCGATTACGAACATCGTCGCGAGATGATTCGGCAGCGGCTGGAGTTCCTGGCCGGAATCATGGGCATCGAAGTGCTCGGCTACAGCGTGATGAGCAATCATCTTCACTGCGTCTTGCGCAGCCGGCACGATGTTGTGGTCACGTGGTCGGACAAAGAGTTGGCGCAGAAGTGGTGGGCGTTGTGTCCGGCTCGCAAGCAAAAGGATGGCTCCGCGGCCGAGCCGACCGAATTCGAAATCAATGCGATTAAGAACGACAGGCAAAAGCTAAAGGACGTGCGAATTCGGTTGAGCAGTATCTCATGGTTTATGCGGTTCCTGTGTGAAAAGGTGGCTCGCGAAAGCAACAAGCAGGATGAATGTACGGGCCGATTCTGGGAGGGTCGCTTCAAGGCTCAGGTGCTGGCCGACGACGCGGCGATCCTGGCGTGCATGCAGTACGTCGACCTGAATCCCGTGCGAGCCAAACTGGCGAAGACACCGGAGGCAAGCAACTTCACCAGCGCTCAGGACCGTATCGCAGACGCGAAGACGGCCGATGAGGTTTCGACAGCGGACGCTCGCGACAACCGCATGGAGCACGGTGAACGAGCCGGGTGGCTGGCCCCGGTTGCATTGCGCCCAAAACCTCGGCCAGACATTCCTCCAAAGCAGCGGTCGATGAGACCAAGCCTGGTCGCCAGCCTGGCCGCATCACTCTCCTTAGAGAGACCAGAGCCTTCGTCGCACCTATGCGCTATTACCGACCCGTAGCAATCTCAGGCGCTACGAACACACATCACCCCCGTACGCCAACAACCTGCACAATGAAACAGGATTCATATGGATATGAACCCGTATGAAAGCCCGCAGCAGACATCCGGGGGAGTTGCAGATTCCGCTCACTCAAAAGCAATTGCGGTCTATCGCTTGCGACTGGCAACGATCCTTGGAATCAGCCTTCCTGCGATCATGTACGCATTCTGGGTTTGGCGCAGCATTGTGGCCATTAACGAACGCCTTGAGGAGGCAAAAGCCGAGCCATTCCTGTACGGCGCAATAACCCGCCGCTGCCTCGACATCCTGAGCCAGGGAGTCCTGTTTGCCGTATCAATCGCAGCCGGATGGTGGCTCGCATTTCCGTTGTACCAATCGACCTGTCGATTGATCCGCCGAATCTTCGTACAACGTGCCCCCGAGGATGTATGGTGCGCGGCAAGTAACCAGGCACTTTGGCCACTGCCATACGCAGCCGCAGGTGGTTCCATCACATGGTTCCTGTATGAGTTCACCCTTCCACATAGCACAACGAATGATGTCCTCTGTGGCACGATTGGCAATGTATTTGGCGCGTGGTGCTACCTCACGTTGCTGGTTTCGTGGATCAAGGTTGCTCGCAAAACGCCAAAGACAAACCAGCCGACGACCTGATGGTCTCAACGATCGACGCACAACAATTCGCACAGACACAGTGAGACCCACAGCTTCGACGGCGAGGTCGCACTTGTGCCAGAGTACGACGGCAAATCACCAGGAATCGACTTCCGATAGAGGTGGAGAGAGCGATAAGGGGACATTCTGGAGAGAGCGATAAGGGGACATTCTGAATTATAGCATGGCGTTGAAACATCGCTCGAAATCTGAATCACCTATTCTGGCACTCACGCACAGAGACTCTCGGTTCTGATCAGGACACAATAATGGGAACCACAATCTTCGTCTGGGATCCAGTATTTGACTGTGTGTCCCATGAATTGGACGGCACAGGAGCAGTCAAAGCCAGCTACACGAACGAACCGCAGCAATACGGCGGAGTCATCAGCCAGCACCGAGACGGTACCACCAGCACCCTCCACGCCGACGCCCTCGGCAGCACCCGATTCCTCACGGATGAATCTGGTGCTATCACTGACACCTACCTCTACGACGCCTGGGGAAACACCGTCGCAGAAACCGGCACAACCACCATGCCATTCAAATGGGTCGGAAAGTACGGCTACTACGCTGACGAATCAACAACGCAGGTTTACGTCAGAGCAAGGATGTATCAGCCGACTGTGGCAAGGTGGATCAGTATTGATCCGCAATTCGACGAAACGAACGTGGCGTTTGCTTACGGAACGAATCGTCCGGTAAGCCATCTTGATTCTTCGGGTCTATTGACATGGGAGTCACTAACACTGGAAACCGGCCCGTGCGGAATGTACCACTGGCCGGTCAGGTTTATTCCTGAATCGGAACGACAGGGCTGGATCCTCCAGGAGGTGTCGTTTTGGTTTGATATCGGTCAATGTGATTCGGCTGTTTCAATAAAGAGCCAACCCTGCAGGTCCGGAAAGATCACCGGCAACTCTGGTGCCGTCGAGCTGCACACATATTGGGAGATCTGGTACGTGACGAAGTCCGGCGATATCGCGACAGCTGGACGACTACGTCGCAGCCCATCGAAGAATCGGGTGTTTGACGAGAAGAGTGCTGTTGTCGGGGGCGGAATGGACTATTTTGGCTTTAATGGCGGGGCTGACACCTGCGTCGAGGAGACGGCCTCTACTCAAACGGGAAAAGTGTACTTCCTGCGTGGCAATATAATACCGCCCGAGTTTTTAACTCAGTCCGGCAGACCCCTTGCCGCACGGTTTTGGGGTTGAGATGTCATTCAACCCAAAGAACCTATACACGTGCAAGAAGTAATCGGACATGACCTTCAAAAAGAAGTTGTTACTGACAGCCTTCCTGTTCTTTGCACTCACTTATGGTTCATGGACTGCTGTTCGTGTTTGGGTCAGACTTCGCGCCTATAGCAAGTTAAGCCAAATAGCCAGTTTTCGAAGCGAAGCGGACAAGGAATTGGCTGCAGACGGAATTCAAGTGCTGTATGAAGCTAATGGGAACAAAATTGCGTTTTCCAATTGGAGTGGAATTCGGATCCAATTGGGTGACGATTACGATGCAGTGCCGCAGTTAGATATTCAGAACCGTTTTTGCCCACATGAAATTAGATGCGTCAAAATCATTTCGGGCCGACCGTACGGACAGCGAGAACCACAAAGTCTGTTGAAACAGGAAGACTTCGATCAGTTCTCAATCTGTAACGACTTGAGCTATCTCGAGCTCAGTGGAATGGCTATTGACTCTTTGGATATATCAGACGACTTTCCTGACCTAAAAGAGTTGGTGATTGAAACAAGCTGTGTCGTTGGGACACTGAGGCTTGGTGTCCGAAGTGGTCTGACTAAATTGAAGTACTATTCGGATGGAGGCCCGGCACCAGTAGATTTGGTTGATGTTTTGTCGCATGCATCATCATTGCGTTCCTGTGACTTGTCCGGACAGTCAGTTCCAAAGACTGTCTTGACAGCAGTCCAGCGTTTGCAGGATCTGAGATGGTTAACTCTTAAAGGAAGTATTGTTCCAGCTTCCTGGCTGAGCCGCATGGCTTGTCGAGATTCGCTGGAGGTGCTTCGCATTGATGGCGTCGACGCTGATGAGGCTCTTTGTGAGACGTTACGCTCGATGGTGGAGCTGCGTGTTCTGGATATCAACATTGACGGGTTAGCCGACGGAGATTTCGGCGAATTGTTCAATTCAGAAAATTCGATCGAAATGCTGATACTGCGTTCTCCGCTAGTAAGTGATGATTCTACAAAGGAGCTGACGAAGAATGATTTACTGCAGCTAAGAGACAACAAGAAGTTGAAAGTTCTCTCGATCCCTGAGACAGCAATTGATGCAGATGTATTGAACGAGATTCGACTTCTGCGACCTGACTTATGGATTCAAGTGGCGCGCGTTCGCGATGTTGAGATTTAGAACCGCCTGCACGCAGCACCTCACCTGGCTTGCACTGCATTTCTGAATTCGATTCAGTTGATTGGTGAATACCGCACAGGAACGAACTGGTACCGACAGACTTACACCTACGACCCAGCTGGCAACAGGACACTGAAGAATATCGACACGGTTCAAACAACATATGCGTACGGCGTTGCGAACCAGCTCGTGTATGGGGAGGCTTCGACGGACAGAACAACGTATGTTTACGATCAGGACGGCAATCAACAGGTCGAAGTCCCTGCCGCTGGCAATAGAACGACGACAACCTGGAATTGCGAGAAGGACGGGAGCTCCGGGGGAAACTCATTCGCCCGGTGAATGCCGATTCCGAATGCCATCAGAACAAGTCATCTGAGGGCGATGTCATGGGCGGCTGTTCTGGGGCCGGTCGGTGAGGGACCAGTCCAGAT harbors:
- a CDS encoding transposase — encoded protein: MPRANRRDVLAEGEIQVVHFVNRCVRRAFLCGKDPLTGVDYEHRREMIRQRLEFLAGIMGIEVLGYSVMSNHLHCVLRSRHDVVVTWSDKELAQKWWALCPARKQKDGSAAEPTEFEINAIKNDRQKLKDVRIRLSSISWFMRFLCEKVARESNKQDECTGRFWEGRFKAQVLADDAAILACMQYVDLNPVRAKLAKTPEASNFTSAQDRIADAKTADEVSTADARDNRMEHGERAGWLAPVALRPKPRPDIPPKQRSMRPSLVASLAASLSLERPEPSSHLCAITDP
- a CDS encoding RHS repeat-associated core domain-containing protein, whose product is MGTTIFVWDPVFDCVSHELDGTGAVKASYTNEPQQYGGVISQHRDGTTSTLHADALGSTRFLTDESGAITDTYLYDAWGNTVAETGTTTMPFKWVGKYGYYADESTTQVYVRARMYQPTVARWISIDPQFDETNVAFAYGTNRPVSHLDSSGLLTWESLTLETGPCGMYHWPVRFIPESERQGWILQEVSFWFDIGQCDSAVSIKSQPCRSGKITGNSGAVELHTYWEIWYVTKSGDIATAGRLRRSPSKNRVFDEKSAVVGGGMDYFGFNGGADTCVEETASTQTGKVYFLRGNIIPPEFLTQSGRPLAARFWG